The window CGGAAGAACTTTTGAAGATTGCTGAGATTATTGAGCCTGAAAAAAATTCTAAAGATGAGATCCTGAAAGCTATTCAGGAAGGTTTAGAAGATGTTAAAAACGGTAAAATCCAGGAACACAGCCAAGTGATGAAGGAAGCAAAAAATAGAATTTCAAAAAAGAAAAATGAATATTTTTTGGACAAATAGAGCCAAATCAGATTTAGAAATCCTTGAAGATTTCCTTATTGATAATTGGGGCTTTGAAGTCTTAGAAAATTTTTATGAAATTTTGGAAAGACAAATCTCTTTGCTTGAAAATGGTCATTTGAAACATCAAAAGTATGAAGATACAGATTTTCACAGAGTATTGATTACCAAGCATAATTCTATTATCTATGAAATTTCCGGAAATCAAATAAATCTTTTAAATATGATTAATAATTTTCGAAATCCTGATTCTAATTATAACTTAATTACAGAAAAGTAGTTTATGAACTACACTATAAATCAAATCGCAGAAATTACCAATGCAAATGTTATTGGAGATGGAAGTTTAATAATCAAAAACATTGCTTTTGACAGCAGAATTATTTATTCTACCAAAAATACAGCATTTATTGCGATAAATACTCAAAAAAAATCCGGAGAAAAATTTATTGAGGCCTCTATTGACAGAGGAATAACCGTTATTATTTCTGAACATCATTATCCTCAGTTTGAAAATATAACCTGGATTATTGTAGAAAATTCTGTAGAATTTCTTCAAAAATTAGCAAAATATCATTTCAGAAATTCTTCCATAAAATCTATAGGAATTACAGGCAGTAATGGAAAAACTATTTTAAAGGAATGGTTATATCAATGTCTCTGGAATGAGTTTCCTACTGTTAAGAGTCCAAAAAGTTTTAATTCTCAAATTGGTCTTCCCCTTTCGTTGCTTCAAATAAATGATTCTCATAAATTGGGAATTTTTGAAGTCGGTATTTCTAAACCCAATGAAATGGAAAAGCTGGAAAATATCTTCCAGCCACAGATTGGTTTATTAACCCATATCGGAACGGCTCATCTTGCTAATTTCAAATCTGAAGAAGATTTGATAGATGAAAAAATACAGCTTTTTAAAGATTCTGAAGTCATTATTTACAACGGTGATAATTCTCTGGTTGACAAAAAATTAAATATTTTATATTCAAGTAAAAAATTAATCTCTTACGGGCTTTCAGACTTTAATCAAGTTTACTTTAAAAACAATATTTCAAAAGATGAGAAGCTTGTTGTACAATATTTTGATGAAGAAATTTCTTTCCCTGTTCATCAAAGAGATGAAGCGACTTTAACAAATGTTTTAGCGCTGATTACAGTTCTGAAGGAACTCGGCATAGAAAATCAAAATATCGTAGAAAAAATCAACGCTTTAAAAGCTGTTGAAATGAGACTTGAAGCGATTGAAGGGATTAAAAGTAATATTGTCATCAACGATTCTTTTAATCTTGATTTAGACTCTCTTAAAACCGCCCTTCAGTTTTTAAATGAATACAAAAAACCAAAGAAATCATTGGTTTTAACGGATATTGTCGGTGTTAATTCCAATTCGCAAGAGTTGTATGAAGAAGTTTCAGAATTGGTTAACGAG is drawn from Chryseobacterium muglaense and contains these coding sequences:
- a CDS encoding type II toxin-antitoxin system RelE/ParE family toxin; its protein translation is MNIFWTNRAKSDLEILEDFLIDNWGFEVLENFYEILERQISLLENGHLKHQKYEDTDFHRVLITKHNSIIYEISGNQINLLNMINNFRNPDSNYNLITEK